In Rhodamnia argentea isolate NSW1041297 chromosome 4, ASM2092103v1, whole genome shotgun sequence, the following proteins share a genomic window:
- the LOC115752579 gene encoding uncharacterized protein LOC115752579: protein MASYPSPIQEHGREGEDGFDYYVDDVSPSGCSWFCLKWWRGGRGDRAHPYMRHCDGNGDESWVMSKFKKVREFTEVAAGPKWKNFIRKVGGYCHWRSDKKRNNNSRFGYDAESYALNFDGAGNREEEDVLLMKGFSARFASSFKKENEQEGQPGIGLS from the coding sequence atggctTCTTACCCTTCACCAATTCAAGAACATGGACGTGAAGGAGAGGACGGCTTCGACTACTATGTGGACGACGTTTCTCCGAGCGGCTGCAGCTGGTTCTGCCTCAAGTGGTGGCGGGGTGGCCGGGGCGACAGGGCGCACCCTTACATGCGGCACTGTGACGGCAACGGCGACGAGTCTTGGGTGATGAGCAAGTTCAAGAAAGTGAGGGAGTTCACCGAAGTCGCGGCGGGGCCGAAGTGGAAGAACTTCATAAGGAAGGTTGGTGGGTATTGCCATTGGAGATCGGACAAGAAGAGGAACAACAACAGCAGGTTTGGATACGATGCAGAGAGCTACGCACTCAATTTCGATGGAGCTGGTAACAGAGAAGAGGAAGATGTGTTGCTGATGAAGGGTTTCTCGGCTAGGTTTGCGAGTAGtttcaagaaggaaaatgagcaGGAAGGACAACCTGGAATTGGACtgtcatga